A single genomic interval of Flavobacterium sp. N2820 harbors:
- a CDS encoding RelA/SpoT family protein, producing MTEIELEAENKAIAQEYKELLRISYQTLTDEDKKIIRKAFDVAVDAHKDQRRKSGEAYIFHPIAVAKIVARDIGLGATSIAAALMHDVVEDTDITVEDIEKMFNPKIAQLVEGLTKIAKVKTDQEISMQAENFRKMLLTLNDDVRVIIIKIADRLHNMQTMGSMADYKQAKIASETLYIYAPLAHRLGLYNIKTQLEDLGLKYTEPEVYNDIVSKIKETKEEQDAYIKTISDVLSKSMIDEGIEFTIKGRPKSIYSIRRKMKAQGVTFDEVYDKFALRIIYKSNPHDEKFIAWKIYSVVTDHYRPSPSRLRDWISSPKSTGYEALHITVMGPKGRWVEIQVRSERMDEIAEKGYAAHYKYKNGATEEHGLEIWLNQLKEALENSTANAVDFVEDFKLNLYAKEIYVFTPKGEIKSLPKGATSLDFAFSIHSEIGVKTRGTRVNGKLVPLNHVLNSGDQVEIITSANQKPTSQWLDYVTTSRAKNKIKNVLNENTKKIAEDGKEILERKLRHLKITLNENTTNELVNFFKLQTSLDLFYRAGIGSIENQQLKDYAAQKSNTLVNFFKKTIKRSPSSQPDQIHKNEISKKLDMLVFGTEQDKLDYKLSSCCNPIPGDDVFGFITINEGIKVHKKDCPNAISMQSNYAYRIIQAKWIDSSQEEFKAILKITGMDILGLTNDLTKVISSQMNVNIQSISLSSEAGIFNGQVTVVVQNNTILKKLIDNIKKVDGIDKVTRVYTN from the coding sequence ATGACAGAGATAGAATTAGAAGCCGAAAACAAAGCCATTGCGCAAGAATATAAAGAACTACTTCGCATCAGTTATCAAACCCTTACTGATGAAGACAAAAAAATCATCCGTAAAGCATTTGATGTAGCTGTTGATGCTCACAAAGACCAACGAAGAAAATCGGGTGAAGCCTATATTTTCCATCCCATTGCCGTAGCTAAAATTGTAGCGCGAGATATTGGTTTGGGAGCAACGTCAATAGCGGCCGCTTTAATGCACGATGTGGTAGAGGACACCGATATTACAGTTGAGGACATTGAAAAAATGTTCAATCCTAAAATTGCTCAATTGGTTGAAGGCTTAACCAAAATTGCCAAAGTTAAAACCGATCAAGAAATTTCAATGCAAGCGGAAAATTTCCGTAAAATGTTATTGACTTTGAATGATGATGTTCGGGTGATTATTATCAAAATCGCTGATAGATTGCACAATATGCAAACTATGGGAAGTATGGCCGATTACAAACAAGCCAAAATTGCTTCCGAAACCTTATACATTTATGCTCCACTCGCCCATCGTTTAGGGTTATACAACATCAAAACACAGTTAGAAGATTTAGGATTAAAATATACCGAACCTGAAGTTTACAACGATATTGTTAGTAAAATTAAGGAAACCAAAGAAGAACAAGATGCTTACATCAAAACTATTTCTGATGTTTTAAGCAAATCGATGATTGATGAAGGCATTGAATTTACGATTAAAGGTCGTCCAAAATCAATTTATTCTATTCGTAGAAAAATGAAAGCGCAAGGGGTTACTTTTGATGAAGTATACGATAAATTTGCGCTTCGAATCATCTATAAATCAAATCCGCATGATGAAAAATTCATTGCTTGGAAGATCTATTCTGTAGTTACCGATCATTATCGACCATCTCCAAGTAGATTACGCGATTGGATTTCTTCACCAAAATCAACAGGCTACGAAGCTTTACACATTACTGTAATGGGTCCAAAAGGGCGCTGGGTCGAAATTCAAGTTCGAAGCGAACGTATGGATGAAATCGCAGAAAAAGGCTACGCAGCACACTACAAATACAAAAACGGTGCAACTGAAGAACATGGTTTGGAAATTTGGCTAAACCAATTGAAAGAAGCTTTAGAAAATTCAACAGCAAATGCAGTTGACTTTGTAGAAGATTTCAAGTTGAATTTGTATGCTAAAGAAATCTATGTATTTACTCCAAAAGGCGAAATTAAATCGTTACCAAAAGGGGCTACTTCTTTAGATTTTGCATTCAGTATTCACTCAGAAATTGGTGTAAAAACAAGGGGAACAAGGGTTAACGGAAAATTAGTTCCATTAAATCATGTTTTAAACAGTGGTGATCAGGTAGAAATTATTACTTCCGCAAATCAAAAACCAACTTCGCAATGGTTGGATTATGTAACAACTTCTAGAGCAAAAAACAAGATAAAGAATGTTCTAAACGAAAATACTAAAAAAATTGCAGAGGATGGTAAAGAAATTTTAGAACGAAAGCTTCGCCATTTAAAAATCACCTTAAATGAGAATACAACCAACGAACTAGTTAATTTTTTCAAATTACAAACTAGTTTAGATTTATTCTACAGAGCAGGAATTGGTTCAATAGAAAACCAACAATTAAAAGATTATGCCGCTCAAAAAAGCAATACGTTAGTCAATTTCTTTAAGAAAACGATAAAACGTTCACCATCATCACAACCCGATCAAATCCATAAAAATGAAATCAGCAAGAAATTAGACATGCTGGTATTTGGAACAGAACAAGATAAATTAGACTACAAATTATCCAGTTGCTGTAATCCAATTCCTGGTGACGATGTTTTTGGATTTATAACAATTAATGAAGGAATTAAAGTACACAAAAAAGATTGTCCAAATGCCATTAGTATGCAATCGAATTATGCTTACCGAATTATTCAAGCCAAGTGGATTGATTCTTCGCAAGAGGAATTCAAAGCAATTTTAAAAATCACCGGAATGGATATTTTAGGGTTAACTAACGATTTAACTAAAGTGATTTCAAGTCAAATGAATGTCAACATTCAAAGTATTTCATTGAGTAGCGAAGCAGGTATATTTAACGGACAAGTAACTGTTGTAGTACAAAACAATACCATTTTGAAAAAACTAATAGATAATATTAAAAAAGTAGACGGAATTGACAAAGTAACACGTGTATACACTAATTAG
- a CDS encoding amidohydrolase family protein, translating into MKYLSLLLVFLISFSGNAQEYFPKNDGVKQSFKNYVAITNATIYVAANQKIEKATLLIKENKIIEVGTNVSIPKGSTIVDATGKIIYPSFIELYSEFGISKPTPRPNGNFTPQYETNREGYYWNDHIKPEYNAYENLSYDEKAAGGLREIGFGTILSHHNDGVIAGTGLLWTLNDFGTNADRILKDKVSQHFTFSKSKFSKQSYPSSMMGSMALIRQVFHDSKWYAQGNATNKDLSLEAFNNNKSLLQIFNAGDKLSALRADKLGDEFGIKYLIKGGGNEFERIEEIKKSGATFIIPINFPDVYDVSDPYLAQQVSLSDMKFWNQAPFNLKILAENNVSFVLSTADLKEPKSFLSNLRKAVLYGLPKEKALVALTETPAKLVNQFDKVGSLSKGKLANFIIVSGDIFEEKSNILENWVQGNRNIIDKINPAAIKGTYDLTFDNQKYELKIEGEAPKFEAKIVRDSIEYGTKIQFNDPWVNLVIKNQDTTKANFVRLSGTFVKDMIQGKAVLENGNETSWLATKKITEVTEEQKKEDKKDEPKVPSMYPVTYPNISFGNDEKPKQETILFKNVTVWTGEKEGILKETDVLIQNGKIAKIGKNLPSSGAKVVDGTGKHLTAGIIDEHSHIAISNGVNEGGQNSSAEVTIEDVVNSDDINIYRNLAGGVTSANLLHGSANPIGGRAAFIKLKWGYSPEEMLVNDAPKYIKFALGENVKQSNWGDNARNRFPQSRMGVEQVYEDYFTRAIEYKNEWDAYKSGKGKNKVMPRFDVEMEVLGEILAKKRFITCHSYVQSEINMLMKLAERYNFKIQTFTHILEGYKLADKMSAHGVAGSTFADWWAYKYEVNDAIPYNAAIMMNEGVQVSINSDDAEMSRRLNQEAAKTVKYGNVTEEEAWNFVTLNPAKILQVDNKVGSIKVGKDADIVLWSDSPLSIYTRAEKTLVDGIIFYDLEKEQEVLSEIKKERAELINFMLDAKNKGMKTQLPKKKENGHYHCDTLGEYCKESHYKYN; encoded by the coding sequence ATGAAATACTTATCGTTACTGTTAGTATTCTTGATTTCCTTTTCAGGAAATGCACAAGAATATTTTCCAAAAAATGATGGCGTAAAACAAAGCTTCAAAAACTATGTTGCGATCACAAACGCTACCATTTATGTTGCTGCTAACCAAAAAATTGAGAAAGCAACATTACTTATCAAAGAAAACAAAATCATTGAAGTTGGCACAAACGTTTCTATTCCAAAAGGAAGTACAATTGTAGATGCAACAGGAAAAATTATTTATCCTTCGTTCATTGAATTGTATAGCGAATTTGGGATCAGCAAACCTACTCCAAGACCAAACGGAAATTTCACACCGCAATACGAAACCAATCGTGAAGGTTATTATTGGAACGACCACATCAAACCAGAATATAATGCGTATGAAAACTTAAGTTATGATGAAAAAGCCGCTGGAGGTTTAAGAGAAATTGGTTTTGGTACCATTTTAAGCCATCATAACGACGGTGTAATTGCAGGAACAGGTTTATTGTGGACATTAAACGATTTCGGTACAAACGCAGACAGAATACTAAAAGATAAAGTTTCGCAACATTTTACATTCAGTAAAAGTAAATTTTCAAAACAAAGTTATCCGTCTTCAATGATGGGAAGCATGGCCTTAATTCGTCAGGTTTTTCATGATTCAAAATGGTATGCACAAGGAAATGCAACTAACAAAGATTTGTCTTTAGAAGCTTTTAATAACAACAAATCACTATTGCAAATTTTCAATGCAGGCGATAAATTAAGTGCATTAAGAGCTGATAAATTAGGAGATGAATTCGGAATAAAATATCTAATAAAAGGTGGTGGAAACGAATTTGAACGTATTGAAGAAATCAAAAAATCGGGAGCAACTTTTATTATTCCAATAAATTTTCCTGATGTTTATGATGTTTCTGACCCATATTTAGCACAACAAGTAAGTTTGAGCGATATGAAATTTTGGAATCAAGCACCTTTTAACTTGAAAATTTTGGCTGAGAACAACGTTTCATTCGTACTTTCAACAGCTGATTTAAAAGAACCAAAATCATTTCTTTCCAATTTAAGAAAAGCCGTTTTATATGGTTTACCAAAAGAAAAAGCATTAGTAGCCTTAACCGAAACACCAGCAAAATTGGTCAATCAATTTGATAAAGTAGGGTCGCTTTCAAAAGGAAAATTAGCTAATTTCATCATCGTTTCAGGTGATATTTTTGAAGAAAAAAGCAATATCTTAGAAAACTGGGTACAAGGAAACCGCAATATCATCGATAAAATCAATCCTGCAGCTATTAAAGGGACATATGATTTAACCTTCGACAACCAAAAATATGAATTAAAAATCGAAGGCGAAGCTCCGAAATTCGAAGCAAAAATAGTTCGTGACAGCATTGAATATGGAACAAAAATTCAGTTTAACGATCCATGGGTAAATTTAGTTATCAAAAATCAAGATACTACAAAAGCAAATTTCGTTAGACTTTCAGGAACTTTCGTAAAAGACATGATACAAGGAAAAGCCGTTTTAGAAAATGGTAACGAAACTTCTTGGTTGGCTACAAAAAAAATAACAGAAGTTACAGAAGAACAAAAGAAAGAAGACAAAAAAGACGAACCGAAAGTACCGTCAATGTATCCAGTAACGTATCCTAATATTTCTTTTGGAAACGATGAAAAACCAAAACAAGAAACTATTTTATTCAAAAATGTAACCGTTTGGACAGGTGAAAAAGAAGGAATTTTAAAAGAAACCGATGTTTTAATCCAAAACGGAAAAATTGCAAAAATTGGTAAAAACTTACCTTCTTCAGGTGCAAAAGTAGTTGACGGAACGGGGAAACACTTAACGGCTGGAATTATCGACGAACATTCGCACATTGCCATTTCTAATGGAGTTAACGAGGGAGGACAAAACTCATCAGCAGAAGTTACCATTGAAGATGTAGTAAATTCAGATGACATCAACATTTACAGAAATTTAGCAGGCGGTGTTACTTCTGCAAACTTATTACATGGTTCTGCAAATCCAATTGGTGGTCGTGCGGCATTCATCAAATTAAAATGGGGCTATTCACCAGAAGAAATGTTAGTAAATGATGCTCCAAAATACATCAAATTTGCTTTGGGTGAAAACGTAAAACAATCGAATTGGGGTGATAATGCACGTAATCGTTTTCCACAATCGCGTATGGGTGTGGAACAAGTTTATGAAGATTATTTCACCAGAGCAATCGAATATAAAAACGAATGGGATGCGTACAAATCTGGAAAAGGTAAAAACAAAGTTATGCCAAGATTTGATGTAGAAATGGAAGTTTTAGGCGAAATTTTAGCTAAAAAACGTTTCATCACTTGTCATTCTTATGTGCAATCGGAAATCAATATGTTAATGAAATTAGCTGAACGCTATAATTTCAAAATTCAGACATTCACACATATTTTAGAAGGTTATAAATTAGCTGATAAAATGTCGGCTCACGGCGTTGCTGGTTCTACATTTGCCGATTGGTGGGCTTACAAATATGAAGTTAACGATGCAATTCCATACAACGCAGCGATTATGATGAATGAAGGTGTGCAAGTTTCCATCAACTCGGATGATGCTGAAATGTCAAGACGTTTAAATCAAGAAGCGGCAAAAACAGTCAAATATGGAAATGTAACTGAAGAAGAAGCTTGGAATTTCGTAACCTTAAATCCAGCAAAAATTCTTCAAGTAGATAACAAAGTGGGAAGTATTAAAGTAGGAAAAGATGCTGATATAGTACTTTGGTCTGATAGTCCATTATCTATCTACACTAGAGCAGAAAAAACGTTAGTAGACGGAATTATTTTCTATGATTTAGAAAAAGAACAAGAAGTATTGAGTGAAATTAAAAAAGAAAGAGCCGAATTAATCAACTTCATGTTAGATGCTAAAAACAAAGGAATGAAAACGCAATTACCTAAGAAAAAAGAAAACGGTCATTACCATTGTGACACCTTAGGAGAATATTGCAAAGAGTCTCACTATAAATACAATTAA
- a CDS encoding DUF4350 domain-containing protein, with product MPKSLKIYIFLLVVIFIGIIWADATKERPIDWRESYSLNEKIPFGLFVFNQEHKTLFKPQTVEKFSESPYEFLDRNYNTYDSIYDIEGTILLIQNKSAIDEFSENELFYFASHGNTIFHSNSIFSQKFADSLGFEIKYSNDFADSLQFKINRNQKASNFYFNKGINTAYFSKIDSSKTEVLGTQINSKGEKFANFIRVPYKNGNFYLHLQPVAFTNYYLLNKHSQYTEDVLGYIPSKSSIYWKVKQYDNEELSSSPMRYLLSQPALKWSWYLAWITLIIFMFFNAKRRQRVIPIKEPLKNTTVDFTKTIGNLYYQEKDHQNIAEKKIIFFLEKIRNEYYIDTYNLDETFINRVNQKTGRTKKDIENVVFMIKKIRNQSNTTEKELITFNELLEKLNL from the coding sequence ATGCCAAAGAGTTTAAAAATATACATATTTCTTTTAGTAGTAATTTTCATTGGTATCATTTGGGCAGATGCTACAAAAGAAAGACCAATTGATTGGCGAGAAAGTTATTCACTTAACGAAAAAATTCCGTTTGGTTTATTCGTTTTTAATCAAGAACATAAAACACTTTTTAAACCGCAAACTGTTGAGAAATTTAGCGAATCACCTTATGAGTTTTTAGATCGAAATTACAACACTTACGATTCTATATATGATATCGAAGGAACCATTTTATTGATTCAAAACAAATCGGCAATTGATGAGTTTTCTGAAAACGAACTTTTCTATTTTGCTAGTCATGGGAATACTATTTTTCATAGTAATTCTATTTTTTCTCAAAAATTTGCAGATTCGCTCGGCTTTGAAATAAAATATTCAAATGATTTTGCAGATTCACTTCAATTCAAAATAAATCGAAATCAAAAAGCTAGTAATTTCTATTTTAACAAAGGCATTAATACGGCTTATTTTTCAAAAATTGATAGCAGTAAAACAGAAGTTTTAGGTACGCAAATTAATTCAAAAGGAGAAAAATTTGCAAACTTTATAAGAGTTCCCTATAAAAACGGAAATTTCTATTTGCATTTGCAACCGGTCGCTTTTACAAATTACTACCTTTTAAATAAACACAGTCAATATACCGAAGATGTTTTAGGCTATATCCCTTCAAAATCATCTATATATTGGAAAGTAAAACAATATGATAACGAAGAATTATCGAGTTCGCCAATGCGTTATTTATTGAGTCAACCGGCTTTAAAATGGAGCTGGTATTTAGCTTGGATAACTTTGATAATTTTTATGTTTTTCAATGCAAAACGAAGACAACGCGTCATCCCAATCAAAGAACCATTGAAAAATACCACAGTAGATTTCACAAAAACCATTGGAAACTTATACTATCAAGAAAAAGACCATCAAAATATTGCTGAGAAAAAAATCATTTTCTTTTTAGAAAAAATAAGAAATGAATATTACATTGACACCTACAATTTAGATGAAACATTCATCAATAGAGTCAATCAAAAAACAGGAAGAACTAAAAAAGATATTGAAAATGTTGTATTTATGATTAAAAAAATTAGAAATCAATCCAATACAACCGAAAAAGAATTAATTACTTTTAACGAACTATTAGAAAAACTCAATTTATAA
- a CDS encoding TrmH family RNA methyltransferase — protein sequence MKQITSVQNPFIKSLVQLQEKAKVRKQTGTFLIEGKREIELALKGGYELETILFLPEIISEREIKNLVKSGEIELIEISKEVYQKLAYRDTTEGILVIAKTKSLALSDLKLSKNPLILVGESLEKPGNVGAILRTADAANIDAVIIAHPKSDLYNPNIVRSSVGCLFTRQIAVGTTEEVITYLKANKINIYSATLQDSSEYHTQNFTTPTALVVGTEATGLSEKWRTESTKNIIIPMQGEIDSMNVSVAAAILLFEAKRQRGF from the coding sequence ATGAAACAAATTACCTCGGTTCAAAATCCGTTTATTAAATCGTTAGTCCAATTGCAAGAAAAAGCAAAAGTTCGTAAGCAAACGGGCACTTTTTTAATAGAAGGAAAACGCGAAATTGAGTTAGCACTAAAAGGCGGTTATGAATTAGAAACTATTTTGTTTTTACCCGAAATCATTTCGGAAAGAGAAATAAAAAATCTAGTTAAATCAGGTGAAATAGAACTTATCGAAATATCAAAAGAAGTCTATCAAAAATTAGCCTATCGTGATACAACTGAAGGTATCTTAGTCATTGCCAAAACAAAATCGTTAGCTTTATCCGATTTAAAACTTTCTAAAAATCCATTGATTTTAGTAGGCGAATCATTAGAAAAACCAGGAAATGTTGGCGCTATTTTAAGAACTGCTGATGCCGCTAATATAGATGCAGTTATTATCGCTCATCCAAAAAGCGATTTATACAATCCAAATATCGTTCGCTCAAGTGTTGGATGTTTATTTACTAGACAAATTGCAGTTGGAACTACGGAAGAAGTAATTACTTATTTGAAAGCAAATAAAATTAACATCTATTCGGCAACTTTGCAAGATTCTTCAGAATACCACACACAAAACTTCACTACTCCTACTGCTTTAGTGGTTGGGACAGAAGCTACAGGTTTGTCAGAAAAATGGAGAACTGAAAGTACTAAAAACATCATTATTCCAATGCAAGGCGAAATTGACTCAATGAATGTTTCTGTAGCTGCAGCTATTTTACTATTTGAAGCCAAAAGACAACGCGGATTTTAG
- a CDS encoding AAA family ATPase, which produces MENNFETNNEQNENVNFESRLNLQPLQENVQKVKAEIAKVIVGQNKMIDQLLVAVLSNGHVLLEGVPGVAKTISAKLLAKTLSLDFSRIQFTPDLMPSDIIGTSVFDLSKSTFEFKKGPIFSNFILIDEINRAPAKTQAALFEVMEERQITADGTTYVLEKPFLVIATQNPIEQEGTYRLPEAQLDRFLFKINIEYPNLAEEIHIIQKENELQSRDKMSAIATIISQSHIIEFQELVKQILIEQNLIEYIAKIVLNTRENAFLYLGASPRASIAILNAAKGFAALRGRDFVTPDDIKDAAIPVLQHRVVVTPEREMEGITSTEIIKQIVDSVEIPR; this is translated from the coding sequence ATGGAAAATAATTTTGAAACCAATAACGAACAAAACGAAAATGTAAACTTTGAATCGCGTTTAAATTTACAACCGTTACAAGAAAATGTTCAAAAAGTAAAAGCCGAAATTGCAAAAGTAATTGTGGGTCAAAACAAAATGATTGATCAACTTTTGGTTGCTGTTTTATCAAACGGACACGTTTTATTGGAAGGTGTTCCAGGAGTGGCAAAAACCATTAGTGCCAAACTTTTAGCAAAAACATTATCCTTAGACTTTAGCCGAATTCAGTTTACACCCGATTTAATGCCTTCGGATATTATTGGAACTTCAGTTTTTGATTTATCGAAAAGTACTTTTGAGTTTAAAAAAGGTCCAATATTTTCCAATTTTATTTTAATTGACGAAATCAATCGTGCGCCAGCAAAAACACAAGCTGCTTTGTTTGAAGTAATGGAAGAACGCCAAATTACAGCTGATGGAACTACGTATGTTTTAGAAAAACCTTTTTTAGTAATTGCCACACAAAATCCAATTGAACAAGAAGGAACATATCGTTTACCTGAAGCGCAATTAGACCGTTTTCTGTTTAAAATCAACATCGAATATCCAAATTTAGCTGAAGAAATTCACATCATTCAAAAAGAAAATGAATTACAGAGTCGTGATAAAATGAGCGCAATTGCAACCATTATTTCACAAAGTCACATCATTGAATTTCAAGAATTGGTCAAACAAATTCTAATTGAGCAAAATTTGATTGAATACATTGCAAAAATCGTTTTAAATACGCGTGAAAATGCGTTTTTATATTTAGGAGCTTCGCCAAGAGCTTCAATTGCAATTTTGAATGCAGCCAAAGGTTTTGCAGCTTTACGCGGAAGAGATTTCGTAACACCAGATGATATTAAAGACGCGGCAATTCCTGTTTTACAACACCGAGTAGTTGTAACTCCAGAACGCGAAATGGAAGGAATTACCAGTACCGAAATCATCAAACAAATTGTGGATTCAGTTGAAATTCCAAGATAA
- a CDS encoding DUF58 domain-containing protein, which translates to MGIILLFAVAYLFPALYHAVWYALYVLIAFVSIDILLLFGSNKKVIGIRNMSEKLSNGDENEIHIALNNQFTFPVHLKIIDEIPFQFQQRNFEVKRKIKALAKDDYRYFLRPTERGEYFFGNLNIYTTSPLRLISRRFTYDNNQMVPTYPSYMQLRKYDLMAFSNNLFQYGLKKIRRIGHTMEFEQIKEYVQGDDLRTINWKATAKKNQLMVNQYQDEKSQNVYMVIDKGRVMKMPFNGLSLLDYAINATLVLSNVILKKQDKAGMFAFSKKVENRVVAEKRQSQMQLIMENLYNVKTDFFESDFSRLYVDVKKHVNQRSLIMLYTNFETLDGLHRQLPYLKGIAKNHLLVIVFFNNTELNDLIHKNASNVQEIYDKVIAEKFAFEKRLIVNELRKYGIYSVLTQPENLTLDTINKYLEIKARGIL; encoded by the coding sequence ATGGGAATCATTTTGCTATTTGCAGTAGCTTACCTTTTTCCTGCGTTGTATCATGCTGTTTGGTATGCTTTGTATGTATTAATTGCCTTTGTGAGCATCGATATTTTACTGCTTTTTGGTTCCAATAAAAAAGTAATTGGGATTAGAAATATGTCTGAAAAATTATCAAATGGTGATGAAAACGAAATTCACATTGCACTAAATAATCAGTTCACTTTTCCAGTTCATTTAAAAATCATTGACGAAATTCCGTTTCAATTTCAACAACGCAATTTTGAAGTAAAAAGAAAAATCAAAGCGTTGGCAAAAGACGATTATCGCTACTTTTTGAGACCAACCGAACGTGGTGAATACTTTTTTGGAAATCTAAATATTTATACGACTTCTCCACTTCGATTAATTAGCCGAAGATTTACTTACGATAACAATCAAATGGTACCAACCTATCCATCATACATGCAATTAAGAAAGTATGATTTGATGGCTTTTTCTAATAATTTATTCCAATACGGATTAAAAAAAATTAGAAGAATTGGACATACCATGGAATTTGAGCAAATTAAAGAATATGTGCAAGGTGATGATTTGAGAACCATTAATTGGAAAGCTACTGCGAAAAAAAATCAATTGATGGTAAACCAATACCAAGATGAAAAATCGCAAAATGTATATATGGTGATTGATAAAGGTAGAGTAATGAAAATGCCTTTTAACGGACTAAGTTTGTTGGATTATGCCATAAACGCGACATTGGTTTTGTCAAACGTAATTCTCAAAAAACAAGACAAAGCCGGAATGTTTGCTTTCTCTAAAAAAGTTGAAAACCGTGTTGTGGCTGAAAAAAGACAAAGTCAAATGCAACTCATCATGGAAAATTTATACAATGTAAAAACCGATTTCTTTGAAAGCGATTTTAGTCGTTTGTATGTTGATGTAAAAAAACACGTCAACCAAAGAAGTTTAATTATGTTGTATACCAACTTTGAAACTTTAGATGGTTTACACCGACAACTACCTTATTTAAAAGGAATTGCAAAGAATCATTTATTAGTTATAGTCTTTTTTAACAACACCGAATTAAATGATTTAATTCACAAAAATGCAAGTAACGTTCAGGAAATTTATGATAAAGTAATTGCCGAAAAATTTGCTTTCGAAAAACGATTAATTGTCAACGAACTAAGAAAATACGGCATCTATTCGGTTTTAACCCAACCCGAAAATCTAACTTTAGATACCATTAATAAATATCTTGAAATTAAAGCAAGAGGAATACTTTAA
- a CDS encoding amidohydrolase family protein → MKKYIVLLFISLYGFAQQTPAPKQSKSILILGAKAHLGNGQVIDNSLISIIDGKIATIGDATVMKPAKHDIMIEAAGKHVYPGFIAPNSTLGLVEIDAVRASDDESELGDFNPHVRSIIAYNAESKLVETTRPNGVLLAQITPRGGRIPGTSSIVQLDAWNWEDATIKGNDGIHLNWPRSYSRAGWWAEPGGIEMNKNYDPQVKAIQEYFDNAFAYLGSKNAKKDIPFEAMNGLQSGEKTLFVNANGEKEIIDAILFKKKNNIKNMTIVGGYYAFRVANLLKENNVSVLLKRVHDLPLLEDEDVNLPYKNAKLLVDAGVLVGLQNAGDMERMQTRNLPFYAGTCAAWGLSKEQALQLITGNSAKILGIDNQYGTLESGKSATLFISEGDALDMKTNIISFAFIDGRQISLESHHTELYERYKGKFEQQKK, encoded by the coding sequence ATGAAAAAATATATAGTTCTTTTATTTATTTCTTTGTATGGGTTTGCCCAACAAACGCCTGCTCCAAAACAAAGTAAATCGATTTTAATCCTTGGCGCCAAAGCACATTTAGGAAACGGACAAGTGATTGATAATAGCTTGATTTCAATTATTGATGGAAAAATCGCAACCATTGGCGATGCCACAGTAATGAAACCAGCTAAACATGACATAATGATTGAAGCAGCTGGAAAACACGTTTATCCTGGATTCATTGCACCAAATTCAACATTAGGTTTAGTCGAAATTGATGCGGTAAGAGCTTCAGATGACGAAAGCGAATTAGGTGATTTTAATCCTCATGTGAGAAGTATTATTGCATATAATGCAGAATCTAAATTAGTGGAGACGACGCGTCCAAACGGCGTTTTATTAGCGCAAATTACACCAAGAGGCGGAAGAATTCCTGGAACTTCATCAATCGTTCAATTAGATGCTTGGAATTGGGAAGATGCTACAATAAAAGGGAACGATGGAATTCATTTAAACTGGCCAAGAAGCTATTCAAGAGCTGGTTGGTGGGCAGAACCAGGAGGCATCGAAATGAACAAAAATTACGATCCGCAAGTAAAAGCTATTCAAGAATATTTTGACAATGCTTTTGCTTATTTGGGAAGTAAAAATGCTAAAAAAGATATTCCATTCGAAGCTATGAACGGCTTACAATCGGGCGAAAAAACATTGTTTGTAAATGCAAATGGCGAAAAAGAAATCATCGATGCGATTTTATTCAAAAAGAAAAACAACATCAAAAACATGACGATTGTTGGAGGGTATTATGCTTTTAGAGTCGCAAATTTATTAAAAGAAAACAACGTTTCTGTATTATTAAAACGTGTTCACGATTTACCTTTATTAGAAGATGAAGACGTAAATTTACCATACAAAAATGCAAAATTATTAGTCGATGCGGGTGTTTTAGTTGGTTTGCAAAATGCAGGCGACATGGAACGTATGCAAACCAGAAATCTTCCATTCTACGCTGGAACTTGCGCCGCTTGGGGACTTTCAAAAGAACAAGCATTGCAATTAATTACTGGAAATTCAGCTAAAATTCTTGGAATTGACAACCAATACGGAACTTTGGAATCAGGGAAAAGCGCCACATTATTTATTTCAGAAGGTGATGCTTTAGACATGAAAACCAACATCATATCATTCGCATTTATCGATGGAAGACAAATCAGTTTAGAAAGTCACCACACCGAATTATACGAACGCTACAAAGGAAAATTTGAACAACAAAAAAAATAA